In Vanessa atalanta chromosome 3, ilVanAtal1.2, whole genome shotgun sequence, one genomic interval encodes:
- the LOC125077384 gene encoding protein Wnt-1: protein MKWLCLFVLFMCLRCEAANKPRRGRGSLWWGIAKAGEPNNLSPVSPGVLYMDPGVHATLRRKQRRLARENPGVLAAVAKGASMAVAECQHQFKYRRWNCSTRNFLRGKNLFGKIVDRGCRETAFIYAITSAGVTHAVSRACAEGSIESCTCDYSHVDRAPHRSRAAAAANVRVWKWGGCSDNIGFGFRFSREFVDTGERGKTVREKMNLHNNEAGRMHVQTEMRQECKCHGMSGSCTVKTCWMRLPSFRSVGDALKDRFDGASRVMMPNTEIEAPVQRNDAAPHRVPRRDRYRFQLRPHNPDHKTPGAKDLVYLESSPGFCEKNPRLGIPGTHGRACNDTSIGVDGCDLMCCGRGYRTETMLVVERCNCTFHWCCEVKCKLCRTEKVVHTCL from the exons GGGCATTGCAAAAGCTGGCGAACCAAACAACCTTTCACCAGTATCACCGGGTGTGCTATACATGGATCCAGGAGTTCACGCAACCTTGAGGAGGAAGCAGCGACGTTTAGCACGGGAAAACCCTGGCGTACTGGCAGCCGTGGCCAAGGGTGCCAGCATGGCAGTGGCAGAGTGCCAACATCAGTTCAAATACAGAAGGTGGAACTGTTCCACAAGGAACTTCCTGCGTGGGAAAAACTTATTTGGAAAAATTGTTGACAGAG GTTGTCGCGAGACAGCATTCATATATGCCATCACGAGCGCCGGTGTAACGCATGCAGTATCCCGCGCGTGCGCAGAGGGCTCGATCGAGTCTTGCACCTGCGACTACTCGCATGTCGATCGAGCGCCGCACCGATCCCGCGCCGCTGCCGCCGCCAACGTACGCGTTTGGAAGTGGGGTGGCTGCAGTGACAACATCGGTTTTGGATTCAGATTCAGCAGAGAATTCGTCGACACAGGAGAAAGGGGCAAAACCGTCAGAGAAAAAATGAACTTACACAACAACGAGGCCGGCAGAATG CACGTGCAAACGGAGATGCGCCAGGAATGCAAATGTCACGGTATGTCTGGGTCCTGTACTGTTAAGACTTGTTGGATGAGGCTGCCCAGTTTTCGCTCCGTGGGTGACGCGTTAAAAGATCGCTTCGATGGAGCGTCGCGGGTCATGATGCCTAATACAGAAATCGAAGCGCCCGTACAGCGAAATGACGCAGCGCCTCATAGAGTTCCAAGAAGAGATCGGTACAGATTCCAGCTTCGGCCGCACAATCCGGATCATAAAACACCAGGAGCAAAAGACCTAGTCTACCTTGAATCATCACCGGGTTTTTGTGAAAAGAACCCGAGGCTGGGCATTCCCGGCACGCACGGGCGTGCCTGCAACGATACGAGCATCGGCGTCGACGGCTGCGACCTCATGTGTTGCGGTCGTGGTTACCGGACCGAAACAATGCTTGTTGTGGAACGATGCAATTGCACATTCCATTGGTGCTGCGAAGTAAAATGTAAACTGTGTCGCACGGAAAAAGTAGTTCACACGTGTTTATAG